DNA sequence from the Cohnella herbarum genome:
GGGGAGCGCGTAACGTCATGGGAGACATTCGTGCCAATATAAGTGGCGGATTAAGCGTTTCGGAGGACGAGGATTTTGCTAAATTCATCGTTAACATCAAACGTCTGACATCCATCGATCTATCGCAATATAAAGAAAATCAAATGCGTCGAAGATTGACGACATTGCGGATGAAATACGGTTATCAGAATTTTAACGAGTATTTCGCGGTGTTATCGAGCGATGCGAGATTGCGTAACGAGTTTCTAGATCGGATGACGATTAACGTTTCCGAGTTTTGGCGTAATCCTAATCGCTGGCAAGTGCTGATGGAGAAATTTCTGCCCGAGATGATGAAGAACTCTTCTCGCCTCAGTATCTGGAGCGCGGCTTGTTCAACGGGAGAAGAGCCTTATACGCTCGCAATGATATTGGATTCCCTGGGAGCTTTGGAGCGGACGTCTTTGATTGCGACGGATATCGACGATGGCGTTCTCGCGAAAGCGAAAGAAGGCGTCTATCTGGAACGATCGTTGAGGGATGTTCCGGCAGCGTTCAAGAACAAATATTTTGCCGCAAGCGACGGTGCCTTCGCGGTGTCCGAACGATTGAAGAAAGCGATAAAATTGCAAAAACAAAACTTGCTTCTGGACAATTTCGGAGATCATTACGATCTGATCGTATGCCGGAACGTCATGATTTATTTTACCGAGGAAGCGAAGCATATCTTGTACGGTAAATTCGCTCGAGCGCTTAAACCGGGCGGCTTATTGTTCGTCGGCAGCACCGAACAAATCTTCTCTCCCGGACAATACGGCATGGAGACGGCCGACACTTTTTTTTACCGCCGCGTGAATTAGCGTATGTTACATAGGCTCCCAACCGATAATAAGGCTATTCGAGCCCACACGGAGGGAACCATGGACAAACGCAAAGTCATTGCCGCGTACCGGCGAGGGTTGATTTCCGTGCAGGAATGCGCGCAGATATTAGGTTTAGACAATGTGGAATTGCTCGGATATATGAGGGAATCTAAAGTGGTTCGTCAGAAAGCCGATAAGAAACAGTCCGTCCGTACATGACGGGCTGTTTTCTTGTCAAACGCTTTAACGCTGTACTATAATGGTCAAAGATGTTCACGGCTAGCGTGGCTAATCGAGGCTTACCAATTGGGAGGAACCTGAGTTGAGTTTACGTTATTTAACCGCGGGAGAAACGCATGGACCGCAGCTTACCGCAATTATCGAAGGATTACCTAGCAACCTGGAGCTGGATTTCGAGGCTCTTAATTTTCAATTGCAACG
Encoded proteins:
- a CDS encoding CheR family methyltransferase, translating into MGDIRANISGGLSVSEDEDFAKFIVNIKRLTSIDLSQYKENQMRRRLTTLRMKYGYQNFNEYFAVLSSDARLRNEFLDRMTINVSEFWRNPNRWQVLMEKFLPEMMKNSSRLSIWSAACSTGEEPYTLAMILDSLGALERTSLIATDIDDGVLAKAKEGVYLERSLRDVPAAFKNKYFAASDGAFAVSERLKKAIKLQKQNLLLDNFGDHYDLIVCRNVMIYFTEEAKHILYGKFARALKPGGLLFVGSTEQIFSPGQYGMETADTFFYRRVN